The sequence TGGCTGTTCCAGCCTGAAAATATCACCAGGAAAGAGGTTTGGCTTAAGCCGGCATGTGTATATACACTAAGGAAACCTGCATCGCAGCCTATAACCCAATTGCTTTACGAATATAATGACTCCATTGTTCATCACCTGACACAGCCACAGTTCCTGTTTCACAGTTCCGGACCAGCCTACACAGATAAGGCTTCCCATAACAATGCGGGTGGCAATACCGTTTCAGGTGCAATTACACTTTTTACGGGGATCAGCATTAAAAAGGCAAGGGTATTTGAATACACGGCTAATTTCCTTTTTAGGGAAGATGACAACACCGCTTATAATTGTATAATTAATTATGCAGAAAGGGAAAGTAGCGAACGGGAAAGAGAAAAAATGGTGAATAGCGACGGTAGTAAAACCTATTCGCTTAAAAGCGGCGCTTACACTTTGGCCGAGCGACGTACAGACTCCCAGTACCTTCAGGTAATAACAAGGAATGCCGATACTACTGCTACGTTTACCATTAGTTATAGAAGGGATGCAAATGCACGCAGCTTCTATAAACAAATGTGGGATGGAATGGACAGTTCCACCATTATTGACTTGCCCGCCGAATGGAATAACAGATCGGAGGAAGATGATTTAATTGTGCGGGTTAAAACAGCTGGTCATGGTTTTTATATGAAGACAAAAGAGGAAAACACTGTTAAAGAATTTTATATCAATGATACACCGGCCCTGATTATATATGGAAAAACAAGGCCTTCCAAAGCCCTGCTGTTACAACCCGTTTCAGTGGGGGATCTTAAGCTTTGTACCATTCTTGCATCTTTGCCTTATGCATATTTCAACTATAGTGCCCTTTAATTCAAGATTTGTATCTCCCGGTAGTTCATTTCCTATAACCGGGGTGTCCGGTAGTTTTTCTCCAATTGCACGATGTCGTCTTCATGTATCATCCCGCTTCAATAATTTTTATATAAGTACTTCTCAACTTTTTTCCAATAGGCAAAAAAAGAAGGATGATAACCGAAGACTTCCGGTGCGATCCAATCCCTTGCATCCATTGTTCCCGTATATCCAACATTCAGTGGATGTTCCTTATAATAGATATCGCTTACATTATACTGCTTCAAAAAAGCTTCAAAAGACCCGCGGTACACCTGCAAACCTGGAATATTCTTACTTAGCGCCAGCATAAATTCAATACATTTTTTACTCACCGGGTAGGCCGAAAAAAAATCCGGATCAATCAGTAAAATCCGGTTACCGGCTTCATGCTGGTGCCATAACGGATCGAGGTTGTAGTAATTATAGATAAAAGTTGGCAGCCTCGCATTAAGTTGAATGGCCGCGCTAACCGGCAATTCAATTCCAGGAATGAACTTTTGGGTGACCAACAATTGATCGGGAGTTTCCATTGCCTCAATTGCCGCATACGAATCATCCAAATACGTGTTTTGTTGGCTGGTGTGTGTGTATTTATTGATGTTCTCCTGGTTGGCATAATACTTTTTATGGCTGTTGGCACCCGCAACCCACTGCCAGCTGCAGGCATTACTGGCCCAATCCCCATCCAGTAAATGGTAATACATCCATTGGGCCGGATGATACCAATGGCATTTTGCAATATTACACACCAGGGAAGCCGTGTACATCCTGCAATGATTGTGCATGTAGCCACTGTCGTATAATTGCGCTATAGCATTGTCAATACCCTTTATACCGGTTGCAGCCTGTAAAATTTGTGAAGGAATCCCATCATTCAAAACGGGCTGTTGCGGTTGTTTTATATCCTGGTTCAAATCTTTAACCTGGCCCAGCCGCTGGAAATAATCCCGCCAGCATAATTCTTTTACAAAGGAGCTGATTTCCGGGAGCGTATAGCCCTTTTCCATAACCCTTTCAAGCACTTGCCTGGTGCTGATGACGCCTCTTGAAATATAGGGCGACAAACCGGTTATCGCACCGTCAACGTAGTTGCGCGTCCTGCCATATTGTAACGGATCAACCTGGTCAATTTTTTCAAGAATACTTTCAAAGCCTGTTGGAAATTTCAACGCCATCTATCGCTTGCTTATTTTATTCATCGAAATGGTTTTTTGAAGCGTGCATTTAAACCGGTTTATTCCGGGATGTCTTTTTTTTGCATGCTTTTGGCTGGTGCCGCTGTTTACCCGCTTTCTCCACAAATTAAAACTGCCCCGTTTTAATTCTTTCCGCATTAAGGCAATTACATCAGCCTCTGAAAAACCAAACTGTATTTTGATGGCTTCAAAAGGTGTCCGGTCTTCCCAGGCCATTTCAATTATTCTGTCAATATCTTTTTGTTCCATCAATAGATAATAGGTGATGTTTGCGTTAACATAAAACGCAGGCATTTGTTCAATGGATGACAGCCCCCTTGCGGTTATACCATTCCTCGTAAAATTCCGCATAGCGCATTTCAATCTCATGGCGCCTGATCTTCAGGGATGGCGTAAGCAGGTTATTCTCCACCAGCCATTGGTCCTTCAGGACGATGATCTTATCCAGCCGTTCATGCGCATCCAGCGAAGCATTAATCGTCACCATCGTTTTCTTTAAAGCAGCAGCAAGTGCAGGTTCCGTTTGTTTCCTTCCGGCAGCCGACAAAGTAACCAGGGCCATGGGCTGGGGCAGCCCGGAACCCACCACGCAAACCTGTTCTACAAAGGGGTTGGTGGCAAACTTCATTTCAATGGGCGAAGGCACCACATACTTTCCCTTCGCGGTTTTAAAGATATCTTTTATCCTGCCGGTAATTTTCAGGAAGCTGTCCGTATCAATAAACCCTTCATCACCGGTTTTCAGGAAGCCATCCGGCGTAAACGCTTCAGCAGTTTTACCAGGGTCTTTAAAATATCCTTTCATCATGCCGAAATGCTTCACCTGGATTTCATTGTCCACCCCTAAGCGGACCTCACAATCCGGCAGCGGCTGGCCAACAAAACCAATGCGGATCTTTTCCTTTATGGTAACATGGGAATAGCTGCAATTCTCGGTCATGGCATAGGCCTCCTGGATATTAATACCAATCCGGGCAAACCACCTGAGCAGGTCCGGCGGAGTTGGTGAAGCCCCGGTAAAAACCAGCGAAGCTTCGTGCAAGCCGAGGTCTTTCCGGATCTTCTTTTTGATGTATTGGGCAAGGAACGGCACTTGCAGCAGGATGTTTAATTTCTGCTGGGGCATTTTGGCCAATACGCCCTGCTGGAATTTGCTCCAGATTCGGTGAACGCCGAGAAAAACCGTTGGCTTAGCGTCTGCCATATTCTGTGCGAAGGATTGCAGGGATTCAGCAAAATAAACCTGTCCGCCTGCATATAGACTCACCATCTCCACCAGCACCCGTTCCGCAATATGCGAAAGCGGCAGGTAAGAGAAAAAGCGGTCGTACTGCCTGAAGCCCAGGTGCGCGATGGCATTTTGTGCAACAAAAGAAAAAGCGGCAAAGGTGAACATAGCCCCTTTGGGAGCACCGGAAGTACCTGAGGTATAAATAATGCTGCAGAGGTCACTCGACGCCCGGGTGATATTGCCTTGCAATGGCCGGTGTGGCCCGGTAAACATGGACCAATGTTCACAACCCTCATACATGCAAAATGGCAGCGAGATACATTTTATATGCGCAGGGATGCTATTTTTTATGGCATCCCAGTTATCCAGCTTCCCGACAAATAAAACAACCGACTCACTGTGTTCCAGGATCTCCTTTAGGTTGTCTGGTTTCGTGTTAGGATAAAGCGGAACAGACACGTGGCCAGCCAGCATAATGCCCAAATCACAAACCATCCAGTGGGCGCTGTTTTTTGAGAGGATGGCAATATGGCTATGCTTAGGCAGTTTGAGTGCCAGCAGGGCCGCACCCAGTTGGCGCACTTCCAGGGCAATCTGTCGCCAGGTCCAGCTTTGCCATTCCCCTTCAACAGGTTCCCGAAGGAAAAGCTCGTAGGGCGTTTCCTTTTCCCAGTGAAACAACATGCTAAGCGGTGACTGGTATTCCATGATTGCTGACTAAAATACAGTAAAGGTATGATTAAGGGTAACTATTCCATAACAGTCCGGCTCACGGTATGGTTATTGAATGACTGTCATATGAACAATCAAAAACAATTCGGCGTTTGGATGGATAACCACCAGGCTGCAGTAGTAGGTAATGAAAATACAGAAGAGGGCGCTTTAAAGGTACTGGCCCATGTAAAAGGTGAAATTCCAGCGCCAAATTCCAGTGAGAAGAATTCCAATAATCATGAAAAAACCGCCCAGGCGAAGTTTTTTAAGGAAATAGCTTCACACATGGTAAACGCCACGCATGTACATGTAACGGGAACCGGCCAGGCGCAGGAGCAATTTATTCATTACCTGGCAGCCACTCCCCAATTCAAAAAAAGCAAAACAGAAGAATCTACATCCAATAAAATGAGCGACGAAAAGCTGCTCGCCTATTTTACAGATAAATTTTAAGGGCATCCAGCCAGTTGATGGATATCGGGGTCGCCACCCGCCTTCCACCTGGTGGTTAAGTCTGCAAGCTTGCGACTAACGCCAATAAAAGAAGAGCCCCTGGGCCGGGCATGTTGTATGGATGCTAATCAGGTATGATCTTAAGATCAGCAAAA comes from Flavihumibacter fluvii and encodes:
- a CDS encoding FAD-binding domain-containing protein, producing MALKFPTGFESILEKIDQVDPLQYGRTRNYVDGAITGLSPYISRGVISTRQVLERVMEKGYTLPEISSFVKELCWRDYFQRLGQVKDLNQDIKQPQQPVLNDGIPSQILQAATGIKGIDNAIAQLYDSGYMHNHCRMYTASLVCNIAKCHWYHPAQWMYYHLLDGDWASNACSWQWVAGANSHKKYYANQENINKYTHTSQQNTYLDDSYAAIEAMETPDQLLVTQKFIPGIELPVSAAIQLNARLPTFIYNYYNLDPLWHQHEAGNRILLIDPDFFSAYPVSKKCIEFMLALSKNIPGLQVYRGSFEAFLKQYNVSDIYYKEHPLNVGYTGTMDARDWIAPEVFGYHPSFFAYWKKVEKYLYKNY
- a CDS encoding TIGR03643 family protein gives rise to the protein MRLKCAMRNFTRNGITARGLSSIEQMPAFYVNANITYYLLMEQKDIDRIIEMAWEDRTPFEAIKIQFGFSEADVIALMRKELKRGSFNLWRKRVNSGTSQKHAKKRHPGINRFKCTLQKTISMNKISKR
- a CDS encoding AMP-binding protein, whose protein sequence is MEYQSPLSMLFHWEKETPYELFLREPVEGEWQSWTWRQIALEVRQLGAALLALKLPKHSHIAILSKNSAHWMVCDLGIMLAGHVSVPLYPNTKPDNLKEILEHSESVVLFVGKLDNWDAIKNSIPAHIKCISLPFCMYEGCEHWSMFTGPHRPLQGNITRASSDLCSIIYTSGTSGAPKGAMFTFAAFSFVAQNAIAHLGFRQYDRFFSYLPLSHIAERVLVEMVSLYAGGQVYFAESLQSFAQNMADAKPTVFLGVHRIWSKFQQGVLAKMPQQKLNILLQVPFLAQYIKKKIRKDLGLHEASLVFTGASPTPPDLLRWFARIGINIQEAYAMTENCSYSHVTIKEKIRIGFVGQPLPDCEVRLGVDNEIQVKHFGMMKGYFKDPGKTAEAFTPDGFLKTGDEGFIDTDSFLKITGRIKDIFKTAKGKYVVPSPIEMKFATNPFVEQVCVVGSGLPQPMALVTLSAAGRKQTEPALAAALKKTMVTINASLDAHERLDKIIVLKDQWLVENNLLTPSLKIRRHEIEMRYAEFYEEWYNRKGAVIH